The following are from one region of the Leucobacter sp. Psy1 genome:
- the trxB gene encoding thioredoxin-disulfide reductase, whose product MQQIIIIGSGPAGYTAAIYAARAELAPVLFASQVEPGGELMNTTEVENFPGFPEGIQGPELMMKMQQQAERFGTEVVYDDVASVELDGDVKRVTASDGTVYEASTVIFATGSAYRKLGLPEEDRLSGHGLSWCATCDGFFFKEKTIAVVGGGDSAMEEATFLTRFATKVYVIHRRDTLRASKIMQQRAFENDKIEFIWDSEVAAIHGETEVTGVTLRSTVDGSERELALEGLFVAVGNDPRVHLVHGQLELTSDGTIAVDGRSSRTSLPGVFAAGDVVDPTYRQAITAAASGTTAALDAEHYLAARPTTVSADTEVTAPAAV is encoded by the coding sequence ATGCAGCAGATCATCATCATCGGTTCGGGGCCCGCCGGGTACACGGCGGCCATCTACGCGGCGCGCGCAGAACTGGCGCCCGTGCTCTTCGCGAGCCAGGTGGAACCGGGGGGCGAGCTGATGAACACGACCGAGGTCGAGAACTTCCCCGGCTTCCCCGAGGGCATCCAGGGCCCGGAGCTCATGATGAAGATGCAGCAGCAGGCGGAGCGATTCGGCACCGAGGTCGTGTACGACGACGTCGCATCCGTCGAGCTCGACGGCGACGTCAAGCGGGTCACCGCCAGCGACGGCACCGTCTACGAGGCGAGCACCGTGATCTTCGCCACCGGCTCGGCGTACCGCAAGCTCGGCCTTCCCGAGGAGGACCGGTTGTCGGGTCACGGCCTGTCGTGGTGCGCGACGTGCGACGGGTTCTTCTTCAAGGAGAAGACCATCGCCGTGGTCGGGGGAGGCGACTCTGCCATGGAGGAGGCCACGTTCCTCACCCGTTTCGCCACGAAGGTCTACGTGATCCACCGTCGCGATACGCTCCGCGCCTCGAAGATCATGCAGCAGCGCGCGTTCGAGAACGACAAGATCGAGTTCATCTGGGATTCCGAGGTCGCCGCGATCCACGGTGAGACCGAGGTCACCGGTGTGACGCTCCGCAGCACGGTCGACGGCAGCGAGCGCGAGCTCGCACTCGAGGGCCTCTTCGTCGCCGTCGGCAACGACCCCCGCGTCCACCTGGTCCACGGCCAGCTGGAACTGACGAGCGACGGCACCATCGCCGTCGACGGTCGCAGCTCGCGCACCTCGCTTCCCGGCGTCTTCGCCGCCGGCGACGTGGTCGACCCCACCTACCGGCAGGCGATCACCGCTGCAGCGTCCGGCACCACCGCGGCGCTCGACGCCGAACACTACCTCGCAGCCCGGCCGACCACCGTGTCCGCCGACACCGAGGTGACCGCGCCCGCGGCCGTCTGA
- a CDS encoding ParB/RepB/Spo0J family partition protein, which yields MATKKRGGLGRGIGALIPQGSQTEDRPVDVFFPQREQANAADDAPVATTGAAAQVVGDTVGAPAPAVDGAEDLQEVPGATLTRLRVDDIVPNRVQPRTEFDEEALEELTHSVREFGVFQPIVVRPIDPVPADGEPRYELIMGERRLRASKRAELETIPAIVRSTADENMLRDALLENLHRAELNPLEEASAYQQLLADFGITQEQLAERIGRSRPQISNTIRLLRLPEAVQARVAAGVLTAGHARAILSLDGDAEGMQTLADKIVNQGLSVRAAEAAAGETPKRKSPKARAGGVQAQLADIAERLGDRFDTRVAVKLGAKKGQVIIDFATIGDLKRILGELGDSGFN from the coding sequence GTGGCGACGAAGAAGCGCGGCGGTCTCGGACGCGGTATCGGGGCACTCATCCCCCAGGGCTCGCAGACCGAGGACCGGCCGGTGGATGTGTTCTTCCCGCAGCGGGAGCAGGCGAACGCCGCCGATGACGCGCCGGTCGCGACCACCGGCGCCGCAGCTCAGGTAGTGGGCGACACCGTCGGAGCACCGGCTCCGGCCGTCGATGGAGCCGAGGATCTGCAGGAGGTCCCCGGCGCCACGCTGACCCGACTGCGGGTCGACGACATCGTGCCCAACCGTGTGCAGCCCCGTACCGAGTTCGATGAGGAAGCGCTCGAGGAGCTCACCCACAGCGTCCGCGAGTTCGGGGTGTTCCAGCCGATCGTCGTGCGTCCGATCGATCCCGTGCCGGCCGACGGCGAGCCGCGGTACGAGCTCATCATGGGCGAGCGCCGGCTCCGCGCATCGAAGCGCGCCGAGCTCGAGACCATTCCGGCGATCGTGCGCAGTACCGCGGACGAGAATATGCTGCGCGACGCACTGCTCGAGAACCTGCACCGTGCAGAACTGAATCCGCTCGAAGAAGCGTCGGCGTACCAGCAGCTGCTCGCCGACTTCGGGATCACGCAGGAGCAGCTCGCCGAGCGGATCGGTCGGTCGCGCCCGCAGATCTCCAACACCATCCGGCTCCTTCGTTTGCCGGAGGCCGTGCAGGCACGCGTTGCCGCAGGGGTGCTCACGGCTGGCCACGCGCGTGCCATCCTCTCGCTCGATGGCGATGCCGAGGGCATGCAGACGCTCGCCGACAAGATCGTCAACCAGGGGCTCTCAGTCCGTGCTGCGGAAGCCGCCGCGGGTGAGACCCCGAAGCGCAAGTCCCCCAAGGCGCGGGCCGGCGGTGTGCAGGCACAGCTCGCCGACATCGCAGAGCGACTGGGTGACCGCTTCGATACCCGGGTGGCGGTGAAGCTCGGCGCGAAGAAGGGGCAGGTCATCATCGACTTCGCGACGATCGGCGACCTGAAGCGCATTCTCGGTGAGCTCGGGGATTCGGGCTTCAACTGA
- a CDS encoding DUF6049 family protein codes for MRRSLLSRGTTVRDRVRAAAAGALAVVLLASGWSVLPASAAAPDDAEQPVETEQADPDLAPDPEVIVAPAEPVFAAADTDFAFTVLIRNPGTEPLAAGQLDLELAEERASAPADLEEDFPEETLQVASAEVGATEAEGEQSITVSVPRSDFPLDVETDAGVYRIQASLTPAPDDSREDRTTAPTPAPGLSSIVWRGPGSSKQATVSFIIPLVLTSETGAMPTRAQLSNTAARLSELLDVAEAHHATLAIDPRLTAGIRAYGDRAPEVAAELLRRLETTSLDTFSLQFGDADPAAQAALGLDELLEPGDLSYVTRHGTFAEAGDGTPSTGGAEDAAGNADTTEPSTETPDPSEESKAAAESDSAAESEDSGTADSAGDADGADVSEDVPHNAPSQEELLAWDDTVSTAWPAPGEVDERTLDLVTSSGMERVVVNSANVVQSGGPRSRLAGLDAVVTDARADAALARGIREESAADRAAGLATAASLLAFTTNGDAANIVIGLDRAAVGDADDAAAVIEDLMGISWVTSAAVEDQPAGTSTLSAGTTLEPRAELLQAALGREPEITRLGDLLVHPDYLAGYQRARLLPLFATRYAPADSGFDQVAERFQARDRELLQGVHVISSEHTQLLGASSRVPLQIHNSLPFDAEVSGTVTPASAAVSAPEREIEPTLVPAEGNQTVLVPVRARVSSGESALMIELADRAGTEVFYSGGQPLSIRAAVERIALITVGTLAALLLGFGIWRSVRRHGRGHATDDEAAQGEGIPRT; via the coding sequence ATGCGCCGCTCCCTGCTCTCCCGAGGAACCACGGTGCGCGACCGAGTGCGCGCCGCGGCGGCGGGGGCACTGGCGGTCGTACTCCTCGCGTCGGGATGGAGCGTTCTTCCGGCGTCCGCCGCAGCACCGGACGACGCGGAGCAGCCCGTGGAGACCGAGCAGGCGGATCCGGATCTCGCACCGGACCCCGAGGTGATCGTGGCCCCGGCAGAGCCGGTCTTCGCCGCAGCGGACACCGACTTCGCGTTCACCGTGCTGATCCGCAACCCGGGCACTGAGCCACTGGCAGCCGGCCAACTCGATCTCGAACTCGCGGAGGAACGGGCGAGCGCTCCCGCGGACCTGGAGGAGGATTTCCCGGAGGAGACGCTGCAGGTCGCTTCGGCCGAGGTCGGTGCGACCGAAGCCGAGGGAGAACAGAGCATCACGGTGTCGGTGCCCCGATCCGACTTTCCACTGGACGTCGAGACAGACGCCGGGGTGTACCGGATCCAGGCGTCACTCACCCCCGCACCTGACGACTCGCGTGAGGACCGGACGACCGCCCCGACACCCGCGCCTGGCCTCTCATCGATCGTCTGGCGCGGCCCGGGCAGCAGCAAGCAGGCGACCGTCAGTTTCATCATCCCCCTGGTACTGACGAGCGAGACCGGTGCCATGCCCACGCGCGCCCAGCTGTCCAACACCGCGGCTCGCCTCTCCGAACTGCTCGACGTCGCCGAAGCCCATCACGCGACACTCGCGATCGACCCTCGGCTGACCGCAGGCATCCGCGCCTACGGCGACCGTGCACCGGAGGTCGCGGCTGAACTGCTGCGCCGACTGGAGACGACGTCGCTCGACACGTTCTCACTGCAGTTCGGGGATGCCGATCCCGCAGCACAAGCCGCACTGGGGCTCGATGAGCTCTTGGAGCCCGGGGACCTCTCCTATGTCACGCGGCACGGCACGTTCGCCGAGGCGGGCGACGGCACTCCCTCGACGGGGGGAGCGGAGGACGCAGCGGGTAACGCCGACACGACCGAGCCGTCCACCGAGACTCCCGATCCCAGTGAGGAAAGCAAAGCCGCCGCGGAGAGCGACAGCGCTGCCGAGTCCGAGGATTCGGGGACCGCGGACTCGGCAGGAGACGCCGATGGCGCCGACGTCTCCGAGGATGTCCCGCATAACGCTCCGTCGCAGGAGGAGCTGCTCGCCTGGGACGACACTGTGTCCACCGCCTGGCCCGCGCCGGGCGAGGTCGACGAGCGCACGCTCGATCTGGTCACCTCATCCGGCATGGAACGGGTGGTGGTGAACTCCGCGAACGTGGTGCAGTCGGGGGGTCCTCGCAGTCGTCTCGCGGGGCTCGACGCGGTGGTCACCGACGCACGCGCTGATGCGGCACTCGCCAGGGGCATTCGCGAGGAGTCAGCAGCCGATCGCGCGGCCGGTTTGGCGACGGCGGCGTCGCTCCTGGCATTCACCACGAACGGGGACGCCGCCAACATTGTGATCGGTCTCGACCGCGCGGCAGTCGGCGACGCAGATGACGCCGCGGCCGTGATCGAGGACCTCATGGGGATCAGCTGGGTCACCTCTGCGGCAGTGGAGGATCAGCCCGCTGGCACGAGTACGCTCAGCGCCGGCACCACTCTGGAGCCGCGCGCGGAACTTCTGCAGGCCGCCCTGGGACGCGAACCGGAGATCACACGCCTCGGCGATCTGCTCGTGCACCCCGACTATCTGGCGGGCTACCAGCGGGCCAGGCTGCTTCCCCTGTTCGCCACCCGCTACGCCCCCGCGGACAGCGGCTTCGATCAGGTGGCGGAGCGGTTCCAGGCCCGCGACCGGGAGCTCCTCCAGGGCGTCCACGTGATCAGCTCCGAGCACACGCAGCTCCTCGGAGCCTCCTCACGCGTTCCGCTCCAGATCCACAATTCGCTGCCGTTCGACGCCGAGGTCAGCGGCACCGTCACTCCCGCATCCGCCGCGGTGTCGGCGCCCGAGCGCGAGATCGAACCGACGCTCGTTCCCGCCGAGGGCAATCAGACGGTGCTCGTTCCCGTGCGAGCGCGCGTCTCCTCCGGAGAGTCGGCCCTCATGATCGAGCTTGCCGACCGTGCAGGCACAGAGGTCTTCTACTCGGGGGGACAGCCGCTGAGCATCCGCGCGGCGGTCGAGCGGATCGCACTGATCACCGTCGGGACGCTCGCGGCGCTCCTCCTCGGTTTCGGGATCTGGCGCAGCGTGCGGCGCCACGGGCGTGGGCACGCGACCGACGACGAGGCCGCTCAGGGCGAGGGAATACCGCGCACCTAA
- the trxA gene encoding thioredoxin, whose amino-acid sequence MSAAITVTESTFASEVLQSDVPVLVDFWAEWCGPCRAVAPVLDQIASEHEGNIRIAKVNVDEQPNLAAQYRITSIPAMKVFKDGEEVREIIGAMPKPAIEERLSGII is encoded by the coding sequence ATGTCCGCAGCCATCACCGTCACCGAATCCACCTTCGCCTCGGAGGTCCTGCAGAGCGACGTGCCCGTGCTCGTCGATTTCTGGGCCGAGTGGTGCGGCCCGTGCCGCGCCGTCGCGCCCGTGCTCGACCAGATCGCGTCCGAGCACGAGGGCAACATCCGCATCGCGAAGGTCAACGTCGATGAGCAGCCGAACCTCGCCGCGCAGTACCGGATCACCTCCATCCCCGCGATGAAGGTCTTCAAGGACGGCGAAGAGGTCCGTGAGATCATCGGCGCCATGCCGAAGCCCGCCATCGAGGAGCGTCTCAGCGGCATCATTTGA
- the rsmG gene encoding 16S rRNA (guanine(527)-N(7))-methyltransferase RsmG, which yields MKQDGTAGPEIEPEPAEAIDLAGDRIDVLRRFAEDLGTRGELLGLIGPQEAERLWSRHLLNCAVLAPLIAPDARVADIGTGGGLPGLVLAILRPDAQFRLIEPMERRCAWLTEQIDALGLENAEVLRGRAEEYHGAFEVDLVTARAVTALRKLVPLTAPLLRDGGEMLFLKGVSVESEIDAAAKTLRKHRVTEIEVRELGVGQLAETTRAFRGVVQRSARAADPVG from the coding sequence GTGAAACAGGACGGCACTGCCGGGCCCGAGATCGAGCCCGAGCCAGCTGAGGCGATCGATCTGGCGGGCGACCGGATCGATGTGCTCCGCAGATTTGCCGAGGACCTCGGCACGCGCGGTGAGCTGCTCGGCCTCATCGGTCCGCAGGAGGCCGAGCGGCTGTGGTCGCGCCACCTGCTGAACTGCGCCGTGCTGGCTCCGCTGATCGCTCCGGATGCTCGGGTCGCCGATATCGGCACCGGCGGTGGACTGCCGGGTCTCGTGCTGGCGATCCTGCGCCCCGATGCGCAGTTCCGACTCATCGAACCCATGGAACGTCGGTGCGCATGGCTGACGGAGCAGATCGACGCGCTGGGTCTCGAGAACGCCGAGGTCCTGCGAGGACGTGCTGAGGAGTACCACGGTGCCTTCGAGGTCGATCTGGTCACCGCCAGAGCTGTGACGGCGCTGCGCAAACTCGTTCCGCTGACCGCTCCCCTGCTCCGCGATGGCGGTGAGATGCTCTTCTTGAAGGGCGTATCCGTCGAGTCCGAGATCGACGCAGCAGCGAAGACGCTCCGCAAGCATCGTGTCACCGAAATCGAGGTTCGCGAACTCGGCGTCGGGCAACTCGCCGAGACGACACGGGCATTCCGTGGCGTCGTGCAGCGCTCCGCCCGGGCGGCGGATCCGGTCGGATAG
- a CDS encoding R3H domain-containing nucleic acid-binding protein, with amino-acid sequence MTDSAANQQLREDPSIEELEGEGDYAADYIEGLLDIADLDGDIDINVASGRVYLAVNGGGQDLDRLANPETVQAMQDLTRLAAQAKTGRFSRLILDIAGSREARAGELKGLVDAAVAQIAAGRTEVALEPMSSYERKLVHDEVAERGYRSESRGEGRERRLVITAA; translated from the coding sequence ATGACCGATAGCGCAGCGAACCAGCAGCTCCGAGAGGACCCCTCGATCGAGGAACTTGAGGGCGAGGGCGATTACGCGGCCGACTACATCGAGGGCCTCCTCGACATCGCCGACCTCGACGGTGACATCGATATCAACGTCGCCTCGGGTCGCGTCTATCTCGCGGTCAACGGAGGCGGGCAGGATCTCGACCGCTTGGCGAACCCCGAGACCGTGCAGGCGATGCAGGATCTTACTCGGCTCGCCGCACAGGCCAAGACGGGTCGCTTCTCGCGCCTGATCCTCGATATCGCGGGATCGCGAGAGGCCCGTGCCGGCGAGCTCAAGGGGCTCGTCGATGCCGCGGTGGCCCAGATCGCCGCCGGACGTACCGAAGTCGCCCTCGAGCCGATGTCGTCGTACGAGCGCAAGCTGGTGCACGACGAGGTCGCCGAACGCGGGTACCGTTCGGAGTCCCGCGGTGAGGGACGGGAGCGTCGCCTCGTCATCACGGCCGCCTGA
- a CDS encoding ParA family protein — MSGAGKSLVGDHLADKVRRRRRLEEITSSLPEQTRVITVSNQKGGVGKTTTTVNLASALARRGANVLVIDLDPQGNASTALGVMHRPEVTSVYEVLLGDSGIEDAIQPTTDHERLFCVPSTINLAGAEIELVSLVAREQRLRTALEQYLREAEHHFHYVFIDCPPSLGLLTVNAFVAAREVLIPIQCEYYALEGLSQLLGNIRLIQKHLNPELVVSTILLTMYDARTNLANEVAEEVRSHFPSEVMDAVIPRSVRISEAPSYGQTVHAYDRASIGALAYLEAAAELAERSKPLTHEGA, encoded by the coding sequence ATGAGCGGAGCCGGCAAATCGCTGGTCGGCGATCACCTCGCCGACAAGGTGCGTCGTCGCCGTCGTCTCGAGGAGATCACGTCGAGCCTGCCTGAACAGACCCGGGTGATCACGGTGTCGAACCAGAAGGGCGGCGTCGGCAAGACAACGACGACCGTGAACCTCGCTTCAGCACTCGCGCGGCGAGGCGCGAACGTGCTCGTCATCGACCTGGATCCTCAGGGGAACGCGTCGACGGCGCTGGGCGTAATGCATCGCCCGGAGGTGACGAGCGTTTACGAAGTACTGCTCGGTGACAGCGGCATCGAAGACGCGATCCAGCCGACCACAGACCACGAGCGTCTCTTCTGCGTCCCCTCGACCATCAACCTCGCCGGTGCAGAGATCGAACTGGTATCGCTCGTGGCGCGCGAGCAGCGCCTACGTACGGCCCTGGAGCAGTACCTGCGCGAGGCCGAGCATCACTTCCACTACGTGTTCATCGACTGCCCACCGTCACTCGGGCTGCTCACCGTCAACGCGTTCGTGGCGGCACGCGAAGTGTTGATCCCGATCCAGTGTGAGTATTACGCGCTCGAGGGGCTCAGCCAGCTGCTCGGCAATATTCGACTCATCCAGAAGCATCTCAATCCGGAGCTGGTCGTTTCGACGATTCTGCTGACGATGTACGACGCGAGGACGAACCTCGCGAACGAGGTGGCGGAGGAGGTGCGGTCGCACTTCCCCTCCGAGGTCATGGACGCCGTGATCCCGCGCTCCGTCAGGATCTCAGAAGCTCCCAGTTACGGGCAGACCGTGCACGCCTACGATCGCGCCTCGATCGGCGCACTCGCGTATCTCGAAGCGGCGGCTGAGCTCGCGGAACGCTCGAAACCCCTCACCCACGAAGGAGCATAA